A part of Deltaproteobacteria bacterium genomic DNA contains:
- a CDS encoding trypsin-like peptidase domain-containing protein — MRRLYLGLVGGLSLLTVGASASTPTKPTAQPAHSEFAPWRVVSPTCTGEYADFLSDLLPANAAFEKGPDSNYSYCLRTVATYEHVYYGRGGKLKRTYLKAESHGTGFAYKMKDGDYYLATNEHVAEYPEVTDDEHNVDGVPTGSRKVREVVKIVANESDDYEPGQVQLTKVLADSGLDIAIFKTHHPLKMMPYRMGRSGGLRAGNVLLARGYPLGVFPASNTGKVINPYQEDDDARWHHVDFVSDALLNSGNSGSPVFAVSCRTGELELVGVYHAHYTGGTGLGLVIGIDQLRDVLETMKLPTADVVAAQASLQEDRKRGQAALAKSSPLYFPFGDQVVRVEREVDGAVRFVLFRDFPLTEDVYLALTDREGKVALEMPTRVSRPVPFAALDPQFRDPMEHLTDMLWHSLRSVADFRALDARSAASPEATHQLTDMKTRLNARTSEQKDILSTVSFEADDAAWPVIVDATQRLEESLTMPDGGALLEADEPDAGVGNAAVPLHAMRQDLRDGGH; from the coding sequence ATGCGCAGGCTGTACCTCGGGCTCGTGGGGGGCTTGTCGCTCCTCACGGTGGGAGCATCGGCGAGCACGCCCACCAAGCCCACTGCGCAGCCTGCGCACTCCGAGTTCGCGCCCTGGCGCGTGGTGAGCCCCACCTGCACCGGCGAGTACGCCGACTTCCTGAGCGATCTGCTCCCCGCCAACGCCGCCTTCGAGAAGGGCCCGGACTCGAACTACTCGTACTGCCTGCGCACCGTGGCCACCTACGAGCACGTCTATTACGGCCGCGGCGGCAAGCTGAAGCGCACGTACTTGAAGGCCGAGTCACACGGCACCGGCTTCGCCTACAAGATGAAGGACGGCGACTACTACCTGGCCACCAACGAGCACGTGGCCGAGTATCCAGAAGTCACCGACGACGAGCACAACGTCGACGGCGTGCCCACGGGCAGCCGCAAGGTGCGCGAGGTGGTGAAGATCGTCGCCAACGAGAGCGACGACTACGAGCCCGGCCAGGTGCAGCTGACCAAGGTCCTCGCCGACTCGGGGCTCGACATCGCCATCTTCAAGACCCACCACCCGCTGAAGATGATGCCCTACCGCATGGGCCGCTCCGGCGGGCTGCGCGCGGGCAACGTGCTCCTCGCGCGCGGCTACCCGCTGGGCGTCTTCCCGGCGTCGAACACGGGCAAGGTGATCAACCCCTACCAGGAGGACGACGACGCGCGCTGGCACCACGTGGACTTCGTGTCCGACGCGCTCCTCAACTCCGGCAACTCGGGCAGCCCGGTGTTCGCGGTCTCGTGTCGGACGGGTGAGCTGGAGCTGGTGGGCGTGTACCACGCGCACTACACGGGCGGCACGGGACTCGGGCTCGTCATCGGCATCGACCAGCTCCGCGACGTGCTCGAGACCATGAAGCTGCCCACCGCCGATGTCGTGGCCGCGCAGGCGTCGCTGCAGGAGGACCGCAAGCGTGGGCAAGCCGCGCTGGCGAAGTCCTCGCCGCTGTACTTCCCCTTCGGCGACCAGGTGGTGCGCGTGGAGCGTGAGGTCGACGGCGCGGTGCGCTTCGTCCTCTTCCGCGACTTCCCGCTCACCGAGGACGTGTACCTCGCGCTCACCGATCGCGAGGGCAAGGTGGCGCTGGAGATGCCGACGCGCGTGTCGCGGCCGGTGCCGTTCGCGGCGCTCGACCCGCAGTTCCGCGATCCCATGGAGCACCTCACGGACATGCTCTGGCACAGCCTGCGCTCGGTCGCGGACTTCCGTGCGCTGGATGCGCGAAGTGCGGCATCGCCCGAGGCCACGCACCAGCTCACCGACATGAAGACCCGCCTCAACGCGCGCACCTCGGAGCAGAAGGACATCCTCTCCACCGTGAGCTTCGAGGCCGACGACGCCGCCTGGCCGGTGATCGTGGATGCCACCCAGCGCCTCGAGGAGTCGCTCACGATGCCCGACGGCGGCGCGCTGCTCGAGGCCGACGAGCCCGACGCGGGCGTGGGCAACGCAGCCGTGCCGCTCCATGCCATGCGCCAGGACCTGCGCGACGGCGGGCACTGA
- a CDS encoding aminopeptidase — translation MARSKSKHRRLKSRRQMQYKARMKRKKAAAKAAKK, via the coding sequence ATGGCCCGCTCGAAGAGCAAGCACCGCCGGCTGAAGTCCCGGCGCCAGATGCAGTACAAGGCGCGCATGAAGCGCAAGAAGGCTGCGGCCAAGGCCGCCAAGAAGTAG
- a CDS encoding DUF4239 domain-containing protein — protein sequence MVIAIRAFIAAALAVFVALALRAIAPAVLTSNVDAVAGFLHVFGAIYGTVLAFLIFVVWGQFNGTEAGVAREARALQELVRLCRAGRGQGCREVVEAVHTYGRFAAEDEWKLLGQGKPCPSADDAFLKVQEAVLKTNAGTEIELLTRDTVIRVAERAAALRSERLALSSTRIPPTLWRTVLVATAVLGFSVCLLGTTEPALTMYLSGGFTLVATLILGVVADMDNPFDGVYNASNAPLKALVHV from the coding sequence ATGGTGATCGCCATTCGCGCCTTCATCGCTGCGGCGCTCGCTGTCTTCGTGGCGCTGGCGCTCCGGGCCATCGCGCCCGCGGTGCTCACGAGCAACGTCGACGCCGTTGCGGGCTTCCTGCACGTCTTCGGCGCCATCTACGGCACGGTGCTGGCCTTCCTCATCTTCGTGGTCTGGGGCCAGTTCAACGGCACCGAGGCCGGCGTGGCTCGCGAGGCGCGCGCGCTACAAGAATTGGTGCGCCTGTGTCGCGCGGGGCGGGGCCAGGGCTGCCGCGAGGTGGTCGAGGCGGTGCACACCTACGGCCGCTTCGCCGCGGAGGACGAGTGGAAGCTCCTGGGGCAGGGCAAGCCCTGCCCCTCGGCCGACGACGCGTTCCTCAAGGTGCAGGAGGCGGTGCTCAAGACCAACGCGGGCACGGAGATCGAGCTGCTCACGCGCGACACCGTCATCCGGGTGGCGGAGCGCGCAGCGGCCCTGCGCTCCGAGCGGCTCGCGCTCTCGAGCACGCGCATCCCGCCCACGCTTTGGCGCACGGTGCTGGTGGCCACGGCGGTGCTCGGCTTCTCGGTGTGCTTGCTGGGCACCACGGAGCCCGCGCTCACCATGTACCTGAGCGGCGGCTTCACACTGGTGGCGACGCTGATCCTCGGCGTCGTCGCCGACATGGATAACCCGTTCGACGGCGTCTACAACGCCTCGAATGCGCCGCTGAAGGCGCTGGTGCACGTGTAG
- a CDS encoding haloacid dehalogenase-like hydrolase encodes MSWQRHFDPSTLARLEPVLADGRLAGSCAAFDADGTLWAGDVGELVLQSLIGLGRVPPEVWSRYEALLPVDAPAACALCVEVMRGATVAELERWSHELVQARQHGPLFSATVELARELERRGCEVWIVSGSNAWTVGTAIAAAGLNASRVLGLTSPAPEGVLSGVVDRPLTCARGKVEALRRRTDKPLVLAAGNALYDVDLLEHAELPLAVAPRGKPTALRELAMARKWSIVDVEG; translated from the coding sequence ATGTCCTGGCAGCGGCACTTCGATCCGTCGACCCTCGCGCGCCTCGAGCCCGTGCTCGCCGACGGACGGCTCGCCGGCAGCTGTGCGGCCTTCGACGCCGATGGGACCCTCTGGGCCGGCGACGTCGGCGAGCTGGTGCTCCAGTCGCTCATCGGCCTCGGCCGCGTCCCGCCTGAGGTCTGGTCCCGCTACGAGGCGCTCCTCCCCGTCGACGCGCCCGCCGCCTGCGCCCTCTGCGTGGAGGTGATGCGCGGCGCCACCGTCGCCGAGCTCGAGCGCTGGAGCCACGAGCTCGTCCAGGCCCGCCAGCACGGGCCGCTCTTCTCCGCCACCGTCGAGCTGGCCCGCGAGCTCGAGCGCCGGGGCTGCGAGGTGTGGATCGTCTCCGGCTCCAACGCCTGGACCGTGGGCACCGCGATTGCCGCCGCCGGCCTGAACGCGTCGCGCGTCCTCGGGCTCACCTCGCCCGCGCCGGAGGGCGTGCTCAGCGGCGTCGTGGATCGGCCGCTCACCTGCGCCCGCGGCAAGGTCGAGGCCCTCCGTCGCCGAACCGACAAGCCGCTCGTGCTTGCCGCCGGAAACGCGCTCTACGACGTCGATCTCCTCGAGCACGCCGAGCTGCCTCTCGCGGTCGCCCCGCGCGGCAAGCCCACCGCGCTCCGTGAGCTGGCGATGGCCCGAAAGTGGTCGATCGTCGACGTCGAAGGCTGA
- a CDS encoding P1 family peptidase, which produces MTTPDAAPEPRVRARELGLPLGRFKPGKYNAITDVAGVRVGHSTIIRGAGPLKPGKGPVRTGVTAIWPNRANVFEQRVVGGGFVLNGAGELSGMTQVMEWGLIETPILLTNTLSVGAVSDATVQYMIEQYPGIGDYHDVIIPLVGECDDSWLNDIAGRHVKHSHVIEALKTATDGPVPEGSVGGGTGMICCDLKGGIGTASRKLPEVFGGYTIGVLVMSNFGKMHNLRFGGLPVGEVLEEHFKSFPRRQQTYGSIIAVVATDAPLLQHQLNRLCKRVALGIGRVGSFAAHGSGEIVCGFSTANQIPRETQKMVHRIKVLLDTRLDPLYEATIEATEEAILNSLCMARDMEGQGGNYAPALPLHVVRDYVAAHKKMLEKPIPVSVPQTTRPKTAPAMKAVEPKAEVKTAEARPSDVRGAEGFPLPTAREEQLPQKPEKPDKPRDGNG; this is translated from the coding sequence ATGACCACCCCGGACGCTGCACCGGAGCCTCGCGTGCGCGCGCGCGAGCTGGGCCTCCCCCTCGGACGCTTCAAGCCTGGCAAGTACAACGCCATCACCGACGTGGCCGGCGTGCGCGTGGGCCACTCCACCATCATCCGCGGGGCGGGGCCGCTCAAGCCCGGCAAGGGCCCGGTGCGCACCGGCGTCACGGCCATCTGGCCCAACCGCGCGAACGTCTTCGAGCAGCGCGTGGTGGGCGGCGGCTTCGTGCTCAACGGCGCGGGCGAGCTCTCGGGCATGACCCAGGTGATGGAGTGGGGCCTCATCGAGACGCCCATCCTGCTCACCAACACGCTGAGCGTGGGCGCAGTGAGCGACGCCACCGTGCAGTACATGATCGAGCAGTACCCGGGCATCGGCGATTACCACGACGTGATCATCCCCCTGGTGGGCGAGTGCGACGACAGCTGGCTCAACGACATCGCCGGCCGGCACGTGAAGCACAGCCACGTCATCGAGGCGCTCAAGACCGCCACCGACGGCCCCGTCCCCGAGGGCAGCGTAGGCGGCGGCACGGGCATGATCTGCTGCGACTTGAAGGGCGGCATCGGCACCGCGAGCCGCAAGCTCCCCGAGGTCTTCGGCGGCTACACCATCGGCGTGCTGGTGATGAGCAACTTCGGAAAGATGCACAACCTCCGCTTCGGCGGGTTGCCGGTGGGCGAGGTCCTCGAGGAGCACTTCAAGAGCTTCCCGCGGCGGCAGCAGACCTACGGCTCCATCATCGCCGTGGTGGCCACCGACGCGCCGCTCCTGCAGCACCAGCTCAACCGCCTCTGCAAGCGCGTGGCGCTGGGCATCGGCCGGGTGGGCAGCTTCGCGGCGCACGGCTCCGGAGAGATCGTCTGCGGCTTCTCCACGGCCAACCAGATCCCGCGCGAGACGCAGAAGATGGTCCACCGCATCAAGGTCCTCCTCGATACGCGGCTCGACCCGCTCTACGAGGCGACCATCGAGGCGACGGAAGAAGCGATCCTCAACTCGCTGTGCATGGCCCGCGACATGGAAGGGCAGGGCGGAAACTACGCGCCCGCGCTGCCGCTGCACGTGGTGCGCGACTACGTGGCCGCGCACAAGAAGATGCTGGAGAAGCCCATCCCCGTGAGCGTCCCGCAGACCACGCGGCCCAAGACCGCACCGGCGATGAAGGCCGTGGAGCCCAAGGCCGAGGTGAAGACCGCCGAGGCGCGGCCGAGCGACGTGCGCGGCGCCGAGGGCTTCCCGCTGCCCACCGCGCGCGAGGAGCAGCTCCCGCAGAAGCCGGAGAAGCCCGACAAGCCGCGCGACGGCAACGGCTGA
- a CDS encoding redoxin domain-containing protein, with translation MNVELYSRPNCHLCDEAKATLLEVQKEIDFELLEVNIETDPLLKERFLRDVPVVFVDGKAWFKHKVDKEDLKKRLDRARSFSLGTLDPQKTLSRTAPVSRATKVGFALVAVAAIVGVFASKAYVKLVLDPERGVESLSPMRQDRPAPDFAVEVQGGPARTLASYPGKLLVLNFFATWCGPCREEMPSMSALAQQTKGENIAVVAVDVQEDWPTLQKFFGEQKPSFELGLDASGAAATAYEQKKNLQFPETFIITPRGQVVAKFEGARDWTDAAMLRYLRGLSRS, from the coding sequence ATGAACGTCGAGCTCTACAGCCGGCCCAACTGCCACCTCTGCGACGAGGCCAAGGCCACGCTCCTCGAGGTGCAGAAGGAGATCGACTTCGAGCTGCTCGAGGTGAACATCGAGACCGACCCGCTCTTGAAGGAGCGGTTCCTGCGCGACGTGCCGGTGGTCTTCGTCGACGGCAAGGCCTGGTTCAAGCACAAGGTTGACAAGGAAGATCTCAAGAAGCGCCTCGACCGCGCCCGCAGCTTCTCGCTGGGCACGCTCGATCCGCAGAAGACGCTCTCTCGCACCGCGCCCGTCTCGCGCGCCACCAAGGTGGGCTTCGCGCTGGTGGCGGTGGCGGCCATCGTGGGCGTGTTCGCGAGCAAGGCGTACGTGAAGCTGGTGCTGGATCCCGAGCGCGGCGTGGAGAGCCTCTCGCCCATGCGCCAGGACAGGCCCGCGCCGGACTTCGCCGTCGAGGTGCAGGGCGGCCCGGCGCGCACGCTGGCCAGCTATCCGGGGAAGCTCCTGGTGCTCAATTTCTTCGCCACCTGGTGCGGTCCTTGTCGCGAGGAGATGCCGTCGATGAGCGCCCTCGCCCAACAAACCAAGGGTGAGAACATCGCCGTCGTCGCAGTCGACGTGCAGGAGGACTGGCCCACGCTCCAGAAGTTCTTCGGCGAGCAGAAGCCCAGCTTCGAGCTCGGGCTCGACGCCAGCGGCGCCGCGGCCACCGCCTACGAGCAGAAGAAGAACCTCCAGTTCCCGGAGACGTTCATCATCACGCCGCGCGGGCAGGTGGTGGCCAAGTTCGAGGGCGCCCGCGACTGGACCGACGCGGCCATGCTCCGCTACCTGCGCGGGCTGAGCCGCAGCTGA
- a CDS encoding sigma-54-dependent Fis family transcriptional regulator: MQRDGGEGALGGVAVLVADDEDAPREAIAELLRGRGYQVRAAKSGHEALEMLAGGGFDVALLDVIMPGLDGLSVLRQYRESGGTAPVVVLSALGGAGDAMRAMKLGATDYLTKPVHAAELHAALARALGAPQPAEPAPPVVSAPVEATAAVEPEQDVTETAEFVFSSPTMHEVRSLVDRVADTDVPVMILGESGVGKEVVARYVHARSKRAARPFIKINCAALPAELLESELFGHEKGAFTGATAEKPGKFELAHQGTIFLDEIGEMDIRLQAKLLQVLQDEEFFRVGGKRSVRVDARVVVATNRELAIEIERGGFREDLFYRLNVVAVHVPPLRERRGDIPLLAEHFLRKYSKRYRQGLEALPPTVLERFKEYDFPGNVRELENLVRRMVVLHDPEVVLRELRPKALTRPFTPVPAPVNAAVVPAENAAVNEVAPVAAPESVSLKEIGRRAAMVAEREAITRMLQRTGWNKRKAAQRLQISYKALLYKIKECGIVDPRDANRLPEDAPLPPSEPPAAS, encoded by the coding sequence ATGCAGCGGGACGGCGGCGAGGGGGCACTGGGTGGCGTCGCGGTCCTGGTGGCCGATGACGAGGACGCGCCACGAGAGGCCATCGCCGAGCTCTTGCGCGGGCGCGGCTACCAGGTGCGCGCGGCCAAGAGCGGTCACGAGGCGCTGGAGATGCTCGCGGGCGGCGGCTTCGACGTGGCCCTGCTCGACGTGATCATGCCCGGGCTGGATGGGCTCTCGGTGCTGCGGCAATACCGCGAGTCGGGCGGCACGGCGCCGGTGGTGGTGCTCTCCGCGCTCGGCGGCGCGGGCGACGCCATGCGCGCCATGAAGCTCGGCGCCACGGACTACCTCACCAAGCCCGTGCACGCGGCGGAGCTGCACGCCGCGCTGGCCCGGGCGCTCGGCGCGCCGCAGCCGGCGGAGCCCGCGCCACCGGTGGTCAGCGCGCCGGTGGAGGCGACCGCGGCGGTGGAGCCCGAGCAAGACGTGACCGAGACCGCGGAGTTCGTGTTCTCGAGTCCCACCATGCACGAGGTGCGCAGCCTGGTGGATCGCGTGGCCGACACCGACGTGCCGGTGATGATCCTCGGCGAGAGCGGCGTCGGGAAAGAGGTCGTCGCGCGGTACGTGCACGCGCGGAGCAAGCGCGCGGCGCGGCCGTTCATCAAGATCAACTGCGCGGCGCTCCCCGCCGAGCTGCTGGAGAGTGAGCTCTTCGGCCACGAGAAGGGCGCGTTCACCGGCGCCACCGCCGAGAAGCCCGGCAAGTTCGAGCTCGCGCACCAGGGCACCATCTTCCTCGACGAGATCGGCGAGATGGACATTCGCCTGCAGGCCAAGCTGCTCCAGGTCCTGCAAGACGAGGAGTTCTTCCGGGTGGGCGGCAAGCGCAGCGTCCGCGTGGACGCGCGCGTGGTCGTGGCCACCAACCGCGAGCTGGCCATCGAGATCGAGCGCGGCGGCTTCCGCGAGGACTTGTTCTACAGATTGAACGTCGTCGCCGTGCACGTGCCGCCCCTGCGCGAGCGGCGCGGCGACATCCCGCTGCTCGCCGAGCACTTCCTGCGCAAGTACAGCAAGCGCTACCGCCAGGGCCTCGAGGCGCTTCCACCGACGGTGCTGGAGCGCTTCAAGGAGTACGACTTCCCCGGCAACGTGCGCGAGCTCGAGAACCTCGTTCGACGCATGGTGGTGCTGCACGACCCGGAGGTGGTGCTGCGCGAGCTCCGGCCCAAGGCGCTGACGCGCCCGTTCACGCCCGTGCCCGCGCCGGTGAACGCGGCCGTGGTGCCTGCCGAGAACGCCGCGGTGAACGAGGTGGCACCGGTGGCCGCGCCGGAGAGCGTGTCGCTCAAGGAGATCGGCCGGCGCGCGGCGATGGTGGCCGAGCGCGAGGCGATCACCCGCATGCTCCAGCGCACCGGGTGGAACAAGCGCAAGGCCGCCCAGCGCCTGCAGATCAGCTACAAGGCTCTACTTTATAAGATTAAAGAGTGTGGGATCGTCGATCCCCGCGACGCCAACCGGCTCCCGGAGGACGCGCCGCTTCCGCCCAGCGAGCCGCCCGCGGCGTCCTGA
- a CDS encoding DUF4388 domain-containing protein yields the protein MPVGLSGDLKVMPMQDLALYLGNRQLSGTLTLTQGTVKKTASLLEGIVVASSSNDPREYFSQFLINFGYLTEDQLTKAMKTQQETKVSLGKVLLMVNLVTEEKLRTVLQIKARETLLACFRWPAGEFSFDPTPPEPPNESVNGEVPLLDIHREGEFRETAWQAIRSVFPAGDVTIKLDEARLSKEVTGSGSMDQKLFESARDGQTIDEMVFSLHTTDFHLYQRLYALYRQGALAPGPAKKLKRPATSPGLPEAPVETIGEETPMEGMLTHAREFVSSGQYAEADMLIRHILELSPNDAKAAELLREAEAGLHNALAAQLLNPPRVPELAVDSARLRAADLSPPEKYLLSRIDGKRDIRGIIAVAPLKELEALKYFLRFVDAGLVRLRG from the coding sequence ATGCCCGTTGGACTCTCGGGTGACCTCAAGGTCATGCCCATGCAGGACCTGGCGCTGTACCTGGGCAACCGCCAGCTCTCGGGCACGCTCACCCTCACCCAGGGCACGGTGAAGAAGACCGCCTCGCTGCTCGAGGGCATCGTCGTCGCCAGCTCCAGCAACGACCCGCGCGAGTACTTCAGCCAGTTCCTCATCAACTTCGGCTACCTCACCGAGGACCAGCTCACCAAGGCCATGAAGACCCAGCAGGAGACCAAGGTCTCGCTGGGCAAGGTGCTGCTCATGGTGAACCTGGTGACCGAGGAGAAGCTGCGGACGGTGCTGCAGATCAAGGCGCGCGAGACCCTGCTCGCCTGCTTCCGCTGGCCGGCTGGCGAGTTCTCGTTCGATCCCACGCCGCCCGAGCCACCGAACGAGTCGGTCAACGGCGAGGTGCCGCTCCTCGACATCCACCGCGAGGGCGAGTTCCGCGAGACCGCGTGGCAGGCCATCCGCTCGGTGTTCCCCGCGGGCGACGTGACCATCAAGCTCGACGAGGCCCGGCTCTCGAAGGAGGTCACGGGCTCGGGCTCGATGGACCAGAAGCTCTTCGAGAGCGCGCGCGACGGCCAGACCATCGACGAGATGGTGTTCAGCCTGCACACCACCGACTTCCACCTCTACCAGCGGCTCTACGCGCTCTACCGCCAGGGCGCGCTCGCGCCGGGCCCGGCCAAGAAGCTGAAGCGGCCGGCCACGTCGCCGGGGCTCCCCGAGGCGCCGGTGGAGACCATCGGCGAAGAGACGCCGATGGAGGGCATGCTCACCCACGCGCGCGAGTTCGTCTCCAGTGGGCAGTACGCCGAGGCGGACATGCTCATCCGCCACATCCTCGAGCTCTCGCCCAACGACGCCAAGGCCGCCGAGCTCCTGCGCGAGGCCGAGGCTGGGCTGCACAACGCGCTCGCGGCGCAGCTCTTGAATCCGCCGCGCGTGCCCGAGCTCGCGGTCGATTCGGCCCGGCTGCGCGCCGCGGACCTGTCGCCGCCGGAGAAGTATTTGCTCTCCCGCATCGACGGGAAGCGCGACATCCGCGGCATCATCGCCGTGGCCCCGCTGAAGGAGCTCGAGGCGCTGAAGTACTTCCTGCGCTTCGTGGATGCGGGGCTGGTGCGGCTGCGCGGTTAG